TGGAAGGTCATGTTGAATTGATTCTCGATGCCGGCCCAACTTCCGGCGGACTGGAATCGACGGTGCTTGATTTAACCGTCGATCCACCAAGGATATTGCGACCGGGTTTAGTGACGGTTGCACAATTACAACGGGTGGTCGGTCCGATCGAGGCCAATCCGATTTCGACCTCGCAGCCGCGGCGATCGCCCGGACTACTCCAGCGGCATTATGCTCCCAAGGCCACGTTGATTTGTTGCGCGGAATCGTCGGAGACATTGATCGAGCAATTGCTCAATGATGATCAACGAGTCGGATGGTTGCGTCTCGCTCATCAGGAGGCGCGATCGACGGATTTTGCCGACGGGCGGTTGCAAATTGTCGAAATGCCGGCCGATGCGGTGCAATATTCGCGGCGATTGTATGCGACGCTCCACGACTTGGACGACGCCGGCGTCCAGTGGATCGTTGTTGATACGCCGCCGTCAACCGACGAATGGCTTGCGGTACGCGATCGCCTGAGCCGCGCGTCGACGCCGAACGCTGGACCCTAGCAACGGAAGTTGATTTGAGCAGGGAGGATGCGATGCGAGTACTCATGACGGGCGCAACCGGCTTCATTGGCCTACACGTATTGAAACTGCTCGATCGTCCTGCGGTGCTCAGCCGCAATGCGACCAATGCGCGGCAGCGGCTAGCCCCATTCAACATCTCGGCTATCTACGATTGGGATCCGCTGGCGGAGCCGCCGCCTGTCAGCGCGTTTGAAGGCATCGACGCCGTGATTCATTTGGCCGGCGATCCCATCGCCAATCGGCGGTGGAATCAAGAAAAGAAGCGAGCGATTCGCGCAAGCCGCGTGCAAGGAACAAAGAATTTGGTGGAAGGTCTGCGTCAAGTGGAGCGCCGGCCGTCGGTCTTGGTGTCGGCTTCCGCCGTCGGTTGGTACGGCTCGCGCGGCAATCAAATCCAGGATGAGTCCGCGCCACCAGCCGACGATTTTCTCGCTCAAGTTTGCGTGGCCTGGGAACGCGAAGCGCGCGAGGCTCAAGCCCTGGGCATGCGTGTCGTAACGTTGCGCATCGGCGTTGTTCTCGGCAACGATGGTGGAGCAATCCAAAAAATGCTTCTGCCTTTCAAGCTCGGCGTCGGTGGGCCGCTGGGCAACGGGCGGCAGTGGATGCCCTGGATTCATGTCGACGACCTGGCGGCAATGTTTGTTCACGCCGTTGAGCAGCCGCTGGTTTCAGGGCCGATGAACGGAGTAGCGCCGAATCCCGCGACGAACAAGGAATTCAGTAAAGCCCTTGGC
The DNA window shown above is from Pirellulales bacterium and carries:
- a CDS encoding threonylcarbamoyl-AMP synthase; protein product: MVNPPATAIGHGSLKKPNEATIADAAEILRRGGLVAFPTETVYGLGANALDASAVGKIFRAKGRPANNPLIVHVADAAAARQLTLAWPAAAEQLAAAFWPGPLTLVLPKRPAIPDMVTAGGATVGIRVPAHPVALALLTTATIPLAAPSANRSMQVSPTTAQHVQSGLEGHVELILDAGPTSGGLESTVLDLTVDPPRILRPGLVTVAQLQRVVGPIEANPISTSQPRRSPGLLQRHYAPKATLICCAESSETLIEQLLNDDQRVGWLRLAHQEARSTDFADGRLQIVEMPADAVQYSRRLYATLHDLDDAGVQWIVVDTPPSTDEWLAVRDRLSRASTPNAGP
- a CDS encoding TIGR01777 family oxidoreductase, producing MRVLMTGATGFIGLHVLKLLDRPAVLSRNATNARQRLAPFNISAIYDWDPLAEPPPVSAFEGIDAVIHLAGDPIANRRWNQEKKRAIRASRVQGTKNLVEGLRQVERRPSVLVSASAVGWYGSRGNQIQDESAPPADDFLAQVCVAWEREAREAQALGMRVVTLRIGVVLGNDGGAIQKMLLPFKLGVGGPLGNGRQWMPWIHVDDLAAMFVHAVEQPLVSGPMNGVAPNPATNKEFSKALGAALHRPAILPMPYLGLRWMIGELAQVIFASQRVVPRVAQDTGFHFHYPTIREAIEAILAADAHR